A genome region from Eurosta solidaginis isolate ZX-2024a chromosome 2, ASM4086904v1, whole genome shotgun sequence includes the following:
- the LOC137241155 gene encoding DAZ-associated protein 2 isoform X1, with product MCSNEKKMVNTGGPPTAPSANVDTGGSSYVHRPPPPSYEESQRMYGSTAINNRAATANHLHNSYMPTHSYSTPPQSQQMPMRNYTIPSYTPPPQYYQQHYVTATAPATFNNTRLTKETHVLSLAPGAKIRTPTGAVSIPPPPPGYAPTAAQYAAMQGQPVVLKKTKRSFF from the exons ATGTGCAGCAATG AAAAAAAGATGGTGAACACAGGCGGACCACCGACCGCACCAAGTGCCAATGTTGATACTGGTGGAAGCAGTTACGTACAT AGACCACCGCCTCCCTCATATGAAGAGAGTCAACGCATGTATGGATCTACTGCTATTAACAATCGCGCAGCAACAGCAAATCATCTACATAACTCATATATGCCAACACATTCGTACAGCACCCCGCCACAATCACAACAAATGCCTATGCGTAATTATACTATACCAAGTTATACACCACCACCACAATATTATCAACAGCATTATGTGACCGCCACAGCTCCAGCAACATTTAATAATACAAGGTTAACTAAAGAAACACATGTTTTGTCATTAGCTCCTGGAGCAAAAATACGTACACCAACAGGTGCAGTGAGTATACCTCCACCACCACCTGGTTATGCACCAACTGCAGCACAATATGCAGCTATGCAAGGCCAACCTGTTGTATTAAAGAAAACGAAACgatcatttttttaa
- the LOC137241155 gene encoding DAZ-associated protein 2 isoform X2 produces MVNTGGPPTAPSANVDTGGSSYVHRPPPPSYEESQRMYGSTAINNRAATANHLHNSYMPTHSYSTPPQSQQMPMRNYTIPSYTPPPQYYQQHYVTATAPATFNNTRLTKETHVLSLAPGAKIRTPTGAVSIPPPPPGYAPTAAQYAAMQGQPVVLKKTKRSFF; encoded by the exons ATGGTGAACACAGGCGGACCACCGACCGCACCAAGTGCCAATGTTGATACTGGTGGAAGCAGTTACGTACAT AGACCACCGCCTCCCTCATATGAAGAGAGTCAACGCATGTATGGATCTACTGCTATTAACAATCGCGCAGCAACAGCAAATCATCTACATAACTCATATATGCCAACACATTCGTACAGCACCCCGCCACAATCACAACAAATGCCTATGCGTAATTATACTATACCAAGTTATACACCACCACCACAATATTATCAACAGCATTATGTGACCGCCACAGCTCCAGCAACATTTAATAATACAAGGTTAACTAAAGAAACACATGTTTTGTCATTAGCTCCTGGAGCAAAAATACGTACACCAACAGGTGCAGTGAGTATACCTCCACCACCACCTGGTTATGCACCAACTGCAGCACAATATGCAGCTATGCAAGGCCAACCTGTTGTATTAAAGAAAACGAAACgatcatttttttaa